Sequence from the Deinococcus radiotolerans genome:
GGCTGTTGCGCGGCGGGGACCGCGTGGGCTCCCTGACCGTCATCGACACGCCCGGCCACTCGCCCGGCCACGTCGCGTACCTCGACGAACGCGACGGCACGCTGTACAGCGGCGACACCTTCGTGAACGTGCCGGGTCTGCGGGTCGCCAGCGTCCTGAACGCGATCTTCCCGCTGCCGACCTTCGGCACGCACGACCCGGCCGCCACCACCCGCAGCGCCCGCACCCTGCTGGACGTCCCAGCCCGCGCGCTCGCCACCGGACACGGACCCGCCGTCCGGGACCCACAGGACGCCATGCGCCGCGCCGTGCGGGACGCCGAATCCGGCCGCACACCAGGCGCCGTCACCCGGACCGTCGCAGGGTGGATCGGTCGCCTGACCGGCATGACCACCCGAGCCGCCGTCGCCGGCAAGACCCTCACCGCCCATCCGGACGGCGGCCGCTGAAGCGCCTCACCATCCCGGAACCGTCTCATCAAGCCTGAGGCAATCCGTCATCCCCCGCACCTCTGCATGCCCGCCTACGCTTGCCCTGCCGCGCGCCTGCCACGGTGGGAATATGACGACGAAAGCAGTGGACCTCAATATTCCGAGACAGGTGCAGCACAACGCCGAGCGCGGCCTGAAACTGCGCGACGAGCATGGCTTTGGCGGTACCGAGGTCGGGGAGCACATGGCCGAGCAACTCGCCGCGGGCGGCACCCTGACCGAGAAGGAGGTCCGGCACGTCGCGCAGTACTTCCCCCGGCACGCCCACGACAACCTGGAGGAGACCGGCGCGGACGGGGAGAAACCCTCGCGCGGATACATCGCGTGGCTGCTCTGGGGCGGAGACGAGGGCCGCCACTGGAGCGAGAAGATCGTGGCGCAACTGGACCGAGTGAGCGGCGACTGACGACGCGACAACAGCATGAAAAAACCCCGCTCCTGGCGGGGTCCTGTGCGTGGTGGGCGGTGAGGGATTTGAACCCCCGACCTATCGCTTGTAAGGCGAGAGCTCTACCGCTGAGCTAACCGCCCGCGCGGCCTGACACTGTAGGGGATGGGGGGGTCCGGGCGCAAGTGGGGGGCCGCCTGGGCACGCGGTTTGTGACGGCTGGCGTGCGAATTCGCGCATGTGGGGTATACTGGGGGGGTAATTCCTCGAAGGGGGTGGGCGGTTCGCTCACCTTTTTTCGTGGAGGGGGTGGTTTCAGGCTGCTGGTCAGCCGGTACAATATGAATAACAACGACAACAATTTGATGCAGCTTGCGAGTGGCGCCCTGGAGCCCCTGGGGTTCGAGGTGCTGGAAGTGCAGATGCAGAACATGGGCGGGCAGCCGATCGTGCTGGTTCGCATTGACCGTCTGGACGAGCAGCCGGTCACGGTGGATGATCTGGCGCGTGCGAGTCGCGCGGCGGAAGAGGAATTTGACCGGGTTGACCCGGTGGCGGGGGAGTACCGTCTGGAGTTCGAGTCCCCGGGCGCGAAGCGGCCTCTGCTGCGCGCGCGGCACTTTGAGCGGATGCTGGGCCTGAAGGTCCGCGTGCGTGCTGAGGGGCACTCGTTCACGGCGCCCCTGACGGGCGTGGATGGCGACCGCGTGACGTTCGACGTGAATGGCGAGCCGGTCACGTTGACGGCCGGGACGTTCCAGGCGAACCTCGCCGAGTTCCCCGACCGACACCGCTGAACCCCCCTGAGAATCATTCGTGGGTGCCTGACGCGCACCCAGAAGGAAGCGTGAGATGACCCAGCCGGAATTTAACTTCGCTGACGCGCTGCGTGAAGTGGCGCAGGCCCGCAACATCAATGAAATGCAGCTGATCGAGGCGTTCGAGCAGTCCCTCGCTCAGGCGTACACCCGCAACGTCGAGCCCGACAAGCGCATCGAGGTGCACCTCGACCCCCAGAGTGGTGATCTGGAGGTGCTGGTCGTGCGCGAGGTCGTCGAGAAGGTCGAGGACGAGCACCTGCAGATCTCGCTGGCGGACGCGCTGGAACTCGATCCCGGCGTGGAAGTCGGTATGGAGATGGAGTTCCCCGTGGACCGCGAGAAGTTCTCCCGCATTGCCCTGCAGGCGGCGAAGCAGACGCTGACGCAGAAGATGCGGGAAACCGAGCGGAACGTGGTCTTCAACGAGTACAAGGACCGCGAGGGTCAGGTGCTCACCGCGCAGGTTGTGCGCAGTGACAACAAGGGCAACTGGTTCGTGGAACTCGGCGCGGGCGAGGCGATCCTGCCGCCCCGCGAGCAGATTCCCGGCGAGAAGCTCACGCCGGGGAACCGCGTGAAGATCTACCTGAAGGAAGTCCGCAAGACGCCCAAGGGCCCCACGATCCTCGCCAGCCGCGCCGATGAGCGCCTTCTGGACTACCTGCTCAAGCAGGAGATTCCCGAGGTGGCCAACGGCATCGTAGAGGTCAAGGCAATCGCCCGTGAGGCGGGCCAGCGCAGCAAGGTGGCGGTGTTCAGCCACAACAGCAACGTCGACCCGATCGGCGCGTGCATCGGGCACCGCGGGAACCGCATTCAGGCCGTGACGGGCGAACTGGGCCGCGAGCGCGTGGACGTGATCCTCTGGGACGGGAACACCCGTGACTTCATCCGCAACGCCCTCTCGCCCGCCAAGGTGGGGCTGATCGAGGTGCTGGCCGACCGCCGCGAGGCGACCGTGACCGTCACGCCCGATCAGCTGTCCCTGGCGATCGGTAAGGGCGGGCAGAACGTGCGCCTGGCCGCGAAACTGACCGGTTTCAAGATTGACCTGCGTGAAACGGCCGCGATCAGCGACCTGGACGCCGCCATGCAGCAGGCCATGCAGGACGAGCAGGACGGCCGCGACTCGGGCAGCGCCCAGTCGGCATTCGACGCGCTGTTCAAGGACAGCAAGTCCGTCGCGACCGCCAGCCCGGACGACGAGCAGGAGTAAGCCTTGACGGCCGCCCCCTCCCCCACCACCAGGCACGTACCGGAGCGGACGTGCGTGGCATGCCGCCGCCGCCGCGCGCAGGGCGATTTTCTTCGCCTGAACCGGGACGCGGAGGGCCGCTGGCAGGTGCAGGAGGGACCGCGCACGGGCCGCGGCGCCTACGTGTGTGCCGACAGTCCCGCGTGCTGGGCGGATAAGCGGCTGCGCCGCGCGTTCGGGGCGCAGGCCCCGGTCGTCTTGCAGCTGCTCCTGAACCGATCCACTGATTTACCCCGCGCCTGAGCAGCGGCGCGGATCTCACCGGAGGTGAGCATGTCGAAAGTTCGTATTTACACCCTCGCCAAGGACCTTGGCGTCGAAAACGCGAAGATGCTGGAAATCCTCGATGGGCTCGGCGTGTCCTACAAGAGCGTCAGCAGCACCATTGAGGAAGACACCGTCGAACTGATCAAGGAAATCCTGGCCGCCGAGGCCGATGGCGGCAGCGCCCCCGCCCAGGCGGACGCTGAGGCCACCACCGAAGCGCCCGCTCAGGCCGCCCCCCAGGCGACCGAGGCGGCGCAGCCTGAAGCTGCCCCAGTCGCCGAGAAGGCCGAGGCGCCCGTGAGCAGCGAGAAGGAAATTCCGCACCGCGCGCCGGTCGTGACGA
This genomic interval carries:
- a CDS encoding MBL fold metallo-hydrolase, with product MTRPPIRLAQFSLINTYLVPETDGLTLIDAGLSGMDRRVNRAAAQLGLPLRRVALTHAHSDHVGAIDTLMTQWPGLELLVGAGDLPLLAEQGMTTPPTRLLRGGDRVGSLTVIDTPGHSPGHVAYLDERDGTLYSGDTFVNVPGLRVASVLNAIFPLPTFGTHDPAATTRSARTLLDVPARALATGHGPAVRDPQDAMRRAVRDAESGRTPGAVTRTVAGWIGRLTGMTTRAAVAGKTLTAHPDGGR
- a CDS encoding DNA-binding protein; this encodes MTTKAVDLNIPRQVQHNAERGLKLRDEHGFGGTEVGEHMAEQLAAGGTLTEKEVRHVAQYFPRHAHDNLEETGADGEKPSRGYIAWLLWGGDEGRHWSEKIVAQLDRVSGD
- the rimP gene encoding ribosome maturation factor RimP, producing MNNNDNNLMQLASGALEPLGFEVLEVQMQNMGGQPIVLVRIDRLDEQPVTVDDLARASRAAEEEFDRVDPVAGEYRLEFESPGAKRPLLRARHFERMLGLKVRVRAEGHSFTAPLTGVDGDRVTFDVNGEPVTLTAGTFQANLAEFPDRHR
- the nusA gene encoding transcription termination factor NusA, whose product is MTQPEFNFADALREVAQARNINEMQLIEAFEQSLAQAYTRNVEPDKRIEVHLDPQSGDLEVLVVREVVEKVEDEHLQISLADALELDPGVEVGMEMEFPVDREKFSRIALQAAKQTLTQKMRETERNVVFNEYKDREGQVLTAQVVRSDNKGNWFVELGAGEAILPPREQIPGEKLTPGNRVKIYLKEVRKTPKGPTILASRADERLLDYLLKQEIPEVANGIVEVKAIAREAGQRSKVAVFSHNSNVDPIGACIGHRGNRIQAVTGELGRERVDVILWDGNTRDFIRNALSPAKVGLIEVLADRREATVTVTPDQLSLAIGKGGQNVRLAAKLTGFKIDLRETAAISDLDAAMQQAMQDEQDGRDSGSAQSAFDALFKDSKSVATASPDDEQE
- a CDS encoding YlxR family protein is translated as MTAAPSPTTRHVPERTCVACRRRRAQGDFLRLNRDAEGRWQVQEGPRTGRGAYVCADSPACWADKRLRRAFGAQAPVVLQLLLNRSTDLPRA